From the Streptomyces sp. Tu 2975 genome, one window contains:
- a CDS encoding EF-hand domain-containing protein, translating to MDSAEYERKIASRFAAFDQDGNGYIDREDFSSAAAKLLAEFSVTARSDKGQDLYSGAEAFWQGMAGIADVDGDQRVTRQEFVTSAVKRLRDNPKRFGEIARPFVHAVIRVADEDGRGVTSAAVERVLGALGVDAGVAAAAGAALDTDGDGRITEEDVLTAFAAYYVTPEPD from the coding sequence ATGGACAGCGCAGAGTACGAGCGGAAGATCGCTTCCCGCTTCGCCGCTTTCGATCAGGACGGCAACGGCTACATCGACCGCGAGGACTTCAGTTCGGCCGCGGCCAAGCTGCTCGCCGAGTTCTCCGTCACGGCCCGGTCCGACAAGGGGCAGGACCTGTACAGCGGTGCGGAGGCGTTCTGGCAGGGCATGGCCGGGATCGCCGACGTGGACGGCGACCAGCGGGTGACCCGCCAGGAGTTCGTGACGAGCGCGGTCAAGAGACTGCGCGACAACCCGAAACGCTTCGGCGAGATCGCCCGCCCGTTCGTGCACGCCGTGATCAGGGTCGCCGACGAGGACGGCCGCGGCGTCACCTCGGCGGCCGTGGAACGCGTACTCGGCGCGCTCGGCGTCGACGCGGGTGTCGCGGCGGCGGCGGGAGCGGCGCTGGACACGGACGGGGACGGGCGGATCACCGAGGAGGACGTACTGACCGCGTTCGCCGCGTATTACGTCACACCCGAGCCCGACTGA
- a CDS encoding AMP-binding protein, translating to MEETAHALGSARTLWELVARRAALTPHRPVLLQGERVLTFGALRDRAERTAAGLYAKGVRPGTVVAWQLPTRIETVLLTVALARLGAVQSPVIPFYRDREVGFALRESHAAYFAVPGEWRGFDFTAMARRAGARGVFEAYASLPDGDPSVLPAPPASGTDVRWIYWTSGTTSDPKGVLHTDRSLIAGGSCLAHALRLSEDDIGSIAFPFAHIGGPDYLVMLLLYGFPAVLFEKFTLPDALDEYRRHGVTVAGGSTAFYAMFLAEQRKQPGRKLIPTLRLLAGGGAPKPPELHRAVVREMGCLLTHGYGMTEVPMITMGSPDDSEDDLVRTEGRPPAGMEIRIVDGEVRLRGEAVCQGYLDPAATAAAFDADGFLITGDLGRLTDSGHLVLTGRAKDVIIRKGENISAKEIEDLLHGHPAVGDVAVVGLPDEERGERVCAVVERRPGMADPALEDLTDFLRCTGLALHKLPERLEVVDALPRNEALRKVLKYKLRERYA from the coding sequence ATGGAAGAGACCGCGCACGCACTGGGATCGGCCCGCACCCTCTGGGAACTCGTCGCACGCCGGGCCGCCCTCACCCCGCACCGCCCCGTCCTGCTCCAGGGCGAACGCGTCCTCACCTTCGGCGCACTCCGCGACCGGGCGGAGCGGACCGCCGCCGGGCTGTACGCGAAGGGTGTCCGGCCCGGCACGGTCGTCGCCTGGCAGCTGCCCACCCGCATCGAGACGGTGCTGCTGACCGTGGCGCTCGCCCGCCTCGGCGCCGTCCAGTCGCCTGTCATCCCCTTCTACCGGGACCGGGAGGTCGGCTTCGCGCTCCGCGAGTCACACGCCGCGTACTTCGCCGTGCCGGGCGAATGGCGTGGCTTCGACTTCACGGCCATGGCGCGGCGGGCCGGCGCCCGCGGCGTCTTCGAGGCGTACGCGTCGCTGCCCGACGGCGATCCTTCCGTGCTGCCCGCCCCGCCCGCCTCCGGCACGGACGTGCGCTGGATCTACTGGACCTCCGGCACCACCTCCGACCCCAAGGGCGTGCTGCACACCGACCGTTCGCTGATCGCGGGCGGCTCGTGCCTGGCGCACGCGCTGCGCCTGTCCGAGGACGACATCGGCTCGATCGCCTTCCCGTTCGCGCACATCGGCGGCCCTGACTATCTGGTGATGCTGCTGCTGTACGGGTTCCCCGCGGTGCTCTTCGAGAAGTTCACACTGCCCGACGCGCTCGACGAGTACCGCAGGCACGGCGTCACCGTCGCCGGCGGCTCCACCGCCTTCTACGCGATGTTCCTCGCCGAGCAGCGCAAGCAGCCCGGCCGGAAGCTGATCCCCACCCTGCGGCTGCTCGCCGGCGGCGGCGCGCCCAAGCCGCCGGAACTGCACCGCGCCGTCGTCCGCGAGATGGGCTGCCTGCTCACCCACGGCTACGGCATGACCGAGGTGCCGATGATCACCATGGGCTCGCCCGACGACAGCGAGGACGACCTCGTCCGGACCGAAGGAAGACCGCCTGCCGGTATGGAGATACGGATCGTCGACGGTGAGGTCCGGCTGCGCGGTGAGGCGGTCTGCCAGGGCTACCTGGACCCCGCCGCGACGGCGGCGGCCTTCGACGCCGACGGCTTCCTGATCACCGGGGACCTCGGCCGGCTCACCGACAGCGGCCACCTCGTGCTCACGGGGCGGGCCAAGGACGTCATCATCCGCAAGGGGGAGAACATCTCGGCCAAGGAGATCGAGGACCTGCTGCACGGTCACCCCGCAGTCGGCGACGTGGCCGTCGTCGGCCTGCCGGACGAGGAGCGCGGCGAACGGGTGTGCGCGGTCGTGGAGCGGAGGCCGGGCATGGCGGATCCCGCACTGGAGGACCTCACCGACTTCCTCCGCTGCACGGGCCTCGCGCTCCACAAACTCCCGGAACGGCTCGAGGTGGTGGACGCTCTCCCCCGCAACGAGGCGCTGCGGAAGGTACTCAAGTACAAACTACGCGAACGGTACGCATGA
- a CDS encoding amidohydrolase family protein yields the protein MEQELPRIVSVDDHVIEPAHLFETWLPAKYRERGPKPLTAGIGELAYVGGKYRITMDPEGPPTDWWIYEDLKFPYKRNIAAVGFDRDEMTLEGITRAEMRPGCWDPAERLKDMDLNHVEASLCFPTFPRFCGQTFAEAHDKEVALACVRAYNDWMVEEWCGDSGGRLVPLCIVPLWDIGLAVAEIRRNAARGVRAVTFSEIPTYLGLPSIHSGYWDPFFAVCQETGTVVNMHIGSSSQMPAASPDAPPAVQAALSFNNAMASMTDFLFSGVLVRFPRLKLAYSEGQMGWIPYALERADDVWQEHRAWGGVRDLVPEPPSTYYYRQIFCCFFRDKHGVASLDTVGRDNATFETDYPHVDSTFPHTKQVALDHVKDLDDETVYKLMRGNAIRMLGLDLDT from the coding sequence ATGGAACAGGAACTGCCCCGGATCGTCAGCGTCGACGACCATGTCATCGAACCGGCGCACCTCTTCGAGACCTGGCTCCCCGCCAAGTACCGCGAACGCGGGCCCAAGCCGCTGACGGCCGGGATCGGCGAGCTCGCCTACGTCGGCGGCAAGTACCGGATCACGATGGACCCGGAAGGTCCGCCCACCGACTGGTGGATCTACGAGGACCTGAAGTTCCCGTACAAGCGCAACATCGCCGCCGTCGGGTTCGACCGCGACGAGATGACCCTCGAAGGCATCACCCGCGCCGAGATGCGGCCCGGCTGCTGGGATCCCGCCGAGCGCCTCAAGGACATGGACCTCAACCACGTCGAGGCGTCGCTCTGCTTCCCGACCTTTCCCCGCTTCTGCGGCCAGACCTTCGCGGAGGCCCACGACAAGGAGGTCGCGCTCGCCTGCGTCCGCGCCTACAACGACTGGATGGTCGAGGAGTGGTGCGGCGACAGCGGCGGCCGGCTCGTCCCGCTGTGCATCGTCCCGCTGTGGGACATCGGCCTGGCCGTCGCCGAGATCCGCAGGAACGCGGCGCGCGGCGTACGCGCCGTCACCTTCTCCGAGATCCCCACGTACCTCGGGCTGCCGTCGATCCACTCGGGCTACTGGGACCCGTTCTTCGCCGTCTGCCAGGAAACCGGCACGGTCGTCAACATGCACATCGGCTCGTCGTCCCAGATGCCCGCCGCTTCGCCCGACGCGCCGCCCGCCGTACAGGCCGCGCTCTCCTTCAACAACGCCATGGCGTCGATGACCGACTTCCTCTTCAGCGGCGTCCTCGTGCGCTTCCCGCGGCTCAAGCTCGCCTACAGCGAGGGCCAGATGGGATGGATCCCGTACGCCCTGGAACGCGCCGACGACGTGTGGCAGGAGCACCGGGCCTGGGGCGGTGTGCGCGACCTGGTGCCCGAACCACCCTCCACGTACTACTACCGGCAGATCTTCTGCTGCTTCTTCCGAGACAAGCACGGCGTCGCCTCCCTCGACACCGTGGGCCGCGACAACGCCACCTTCGAGACCGACTACCCGCACGTCGACTCGACCTTCCCGCACACCAAGCAGGTCGCCCTCGACCATGTGAAGGACCTGGACGACGAGACCGTGTACAAGCTGATGCGCGGCAACGCCATCCGCATGCTCGGCCTGGACCTGGACACGTAG
- a CDS encoding acyl-CoA dehydrogenase family protein encodes MDFRLSDDQRALRRGVRDLLAARFGREALRAAVDRAGRLDRKLWRELGEAGFFALRLPEDDGGAGSGLPEAVLAFEEAGRALLPGPLVATHLAAGLVPGAADGTVVVSSSSELPFSVTHFDDADTVVVFTSDGTSHAVDASEAVAVCSLDPLTPLHRLPRPCAPEEPGPLLGTAVLLTAAEQLGSAARSTEEAVRHAKERVQFGQPVGGFQAVGHLCAEMLVRTEVARAAVYAAAVCEDLTEIAGAKLLADEAAVRGAKDCLQVFGGMGFTWESDVHLHLKRALLRARMWMTTAQAEEIQAQALASAF; translated from the coding sequence ATGGACTTCCGGCTCAGCGACGACCAGCGAGCGCTGCGCCGCGGCGTACGGGACCTGCTCGCCGCCCGCTTCGGACGCGAGGCGCTGCGGGCCGCCGTGGACCGCGCGGGCAGGCTCGACCGGAAGCTCTGGCGCGAACTGGGCGAGGCAGGGTTCTTCGCGCTCCGGCTGCCGGAGGACGACGGCGGAGCCGGCTCGGGTCTGCCGGAGGCGGTTCTGGCCTTCGAGGAGGCGGGCCGGGCGCTGCTGCCGGGGCCGCTGGTGGCGACGCATCTGGCGGCGGGCCTCGTGCCGGGAGCGGCCGACGGAACGGTGGTCGTCTCTTCCTCGTCCGAACTACCCTTTTCCGTAACGCACTTCGACGACGCGGACACTGTCGTCGTGTTCACGTCCGACGGCACTTCGCACGCGGTGGACGCCTCGGAAGCGGTCGCCGTGTGCTCCCTGGACCCGCTCACACCCCTGCACCGCCTTCCGCGCCCTTGTGCGCCCGAGGAGCCCGGTCCGCTGCTGGGGACCGCCGTCCTTCTCACGGCCGCGGAGCAGCTCGGCAGCGCCGCCCGCAGCACGGAGGAGGCGGTGCGCCACGCGAAGGAGCGGGTGCAGTTCGGGCAGCCGGTCGGCGGCTTCCAGGCCGTGGGGCACCTGTGCGCGGAGATGCTCGTCCGCACGGAGGTCGCGCGGGCGGCCGTCTACGCGGCGGCCGTCTGCGAGGACCTGACGGAGATCGCCGGCGCCAAACTGCTCGCCGACGAAGCGGCGGTGCGCGGCGCCAAGGACTGCCTCCAGGTGTTCGGCGGCATGGGCTTCACCTGGGAGTCGGACGTGCACCTCCACCTCAAACGCGCCCTGCTGCGGGCCCGGATGTGGATGACGACGGCTCAGGCGGAGGAGATTCAGGCGCAGGCTTTGGCCTCGGCATTCTGA
- a CDS encoding ATP-binding protein, whose product MQVLQVQLEIGSDPSEVGRARRWARSRLLTSGMGDDEPLAETLILLISELVTNAVVHTGCPAVLRMLFGAGAAEAGTVRVEVADVSACPPRPRHAQGEDTGGRGLELVDGLADRWGWQREGAGKSIWCEVDRDLPADTARLAGPPVVARGA is encoded by the coding sequence GTGCAGGTGCTTCAGGTGCAGTTGGAGATCGGATCCGACCCTTCGGAGGTGGGGCGGGCCCGTAGATGGGCCCGTTCACGGCTTCTCACGTCCGGTATGGGCGACGACGAGCCGCTGGCCGAGACGTTGATCCTGCTGATCTCGGAGCTCGTCACCAACGCCGTGGTGCACACCGGGTGTCCGGCCGTGCTGCGGATGCTGTTCGGTGCGGGCGCCGCGGAGGCCGGGACGGTCAGGGTCGAGGTCGCCGACGTCAGTGCCTGCCCGCCGAGACCGCGGCACGCACAGGGCGAGGACACCGGCGGACGCGGCCTGGAGCTCGTCGACGGCCTCGCGGACCGCTGGGGCTGGCAGCGGGAAGGTGCCGGCAAGTCCATCTGGTGCGAGGTGGACCGCGATCTGCCGGCGGACACCGCACGGCTGGCCGGCCCGCCGGTCGTGGCGCGCGGAGCCTGA
- a CDS encoding cyclase family protein, whose protein sequence is MSLPAAFHDIAKRVNNWGRWGEDDEIGTLNLITGEAVRNAAASVRSGRRVPLALPLRQDGVQTGVIPGRVNPLHTMIQINQELFGPGTVATSDDTVTMGLQAATHWDALTHASHSGRIYNGRPADTITPHDRARFSGIDKATPVVSRGVLLDVARAKGLDRLAVDHAVTPEDLDEAAEYGRVTVRAGDIVLVRTGQMRLYLKGDRHAYAFPSPGLSVRTPEWFHARDVAAVANDTLTFEIFPPEIESLWLAVHALDLVEMGMLQGQNWNLEELSTACAQDRQYTFLLSAMAEPFVGGTGTPVAPVAVL, encoded by the coding sequence ATGTCACTGCCGGCCGCGTTCCACGACATCGCGAAACGCGTCAACAACTGGGGGCGCTGGGGTGAGGACGACGAGATCGGCACCCTGAACCTGATCACCGGAGAGGCGGTCAGGAACGCCGCCGCCTCGGTGCGCAGCGGCCGGCGCGTCCCCCTCGCGCTCCCCCTCCGGCAGGACGGAGTGCAGACCGGCGTCATCCCGGGACGGGTGAACCCGCTGCACACGATGATCCAGATCAACCAGGAGCTCTTCGGGCCCGGGACCGTCGCCACCAGCGACGACACGGTGACCATGGGGCTCCAGGCGGCCACCCACTGGGACGCCCTGACCCACGCCTCGCACTCGGGCCGCATCTACAACGGCCGCCCGGCCGACACGATCACGCCGCACGACCGGGCCCGCTTCAGCGGCATCGACAAGGCCACCCCCGTGGTCTCACGGGGCGTACTGCTGGACGTGGCGCGGGCGAAAGGGCTGGACCGGCTCGCCGTCGACCACGCCGTCACGCCGGAGGACCTGGACGAGGCGGCGGAGTACGGCCGGGTCACCGTCCGCGCGGGCGACATCGTCCTCGTACGGACGGGGCAGATGCGGCTGTACCTGAAGGGGGACCGGCACGCTTACGCGTTCCCGTCGCCCGGGCTGTCGGTGCGCACCCCCGAGTGGTTCCACGCCCGTGACGTCGCCGCCGTCGCGAACGACACCCTCACCTTCGAGATCTTCCCTCCGGAGATCGAGTCCTTGTGGCTCGCGGTGCACGCGCTCGACCTCGTGGAGATGGGCATGCTGCAGGGCCAGAACTGGAATCTGGAGGAGTTGTCCACAGCCTGTGCACAGGATCGGCAGTACACGTTCCTGCTGTCGGCGATGGCGGAGCCGTTCGTCGGCGGGACCGGCACGCCGGTCGCACCGGTGGCCGTACTCTGA
- a CDS encoding Zn-dependent alcohol dehydrogenase has product MRGVVFDGEQAEVVADLEVRDPGPGEVAVDIAAAGLCHSDLSVIDGTIPFPVPVVLGHEGAGVVAAVGHGVGHVAPGDHVALSTLANCGTCADCDRGRPTMCRRAIGRPGRPFSRAGTPLFQFASNSAFVERTVVKAVQAVRIPADIPLTSAALIGCGVLTGVGAVLNRAEVQRGDTVVVIGTGGIGLNVLQGARIAGASVILAVDTNPAKEAVARQFGATHFLGSADGVRDVLPTGADHVFECVGSAALVRRAIELLDRRGQAILLGMPAPTAEVSFLPASMFLDKSVLGCRYGSSRPQHDIALYADLYRRGGLLLDELVTATYPVEDFAKAAEDARQGRVARGVLTF; this is encoded by the coding sequence ATGAGAGGCGTCGTGTTCGACGGCGAACAGGCCGAGGTCGTCGCGGACCTGGAGGTACGGGACCCGGGGCCGGGAGAGGTCGCCGTCGACATCGCTGCCGCCGGGCTCTGCCACAGCGACCTGTCGGTGATCGACGGGACGATCCCCTTCCCCGTGCCGGTGGTGCTCGGCCACGAGGGCGCGGGCGTGGTAGCGGCGGTCGGCCACGGGGTCGGCCATGTGGCGCCCGGCGACCATGTCGCCCTGTCCACCCTCGCCAACTGCGGTACCTGCGCCGACTGCGACCGCGGGCGCCCCACCATGTGCCGCCGGGCGATCGGCCGTCCCGGCCGCCCCTTCTCCCGGGCCGGCACGCCGCTGTTCCAGTTCGCGTCCAACTCCGCTTTCGTGGAGCGCACGGTCGTCAAGGCCGTGCAGGCCGTGAGGATCCCCGCGGACATTCCCCTGACCTCGGCGGCGCTGATCGGCTGCGGCGTCCTGACCGGCGTCGGGGCGGTGCTCAACCGGGCCGAGGTGCAGCGCGGTGACACCGTGGTCGTCATCGGCACCGGCGGCATCGGGCTCAACGTCCTTCAGGGCGCCAGGATCGCCGGCGCATCCGTGATCCTCGCCGTCGACACCAACCCGGCGAAGGAGGCCGTGGCCCGGCAGTTCGGCGCGACGCACTTCCTCGGGTCGGCCGACGGTGTGCGCGATGTCCTGCCGACCGGCGCGGACCATGTCTTCGAGTGCGTCGGCAGCGCCGCGCTCGTGCGGCGGGCGATCGAACTGCTCGACCGGCGCGGCCAGGCGATCCTGCTCGGGATGCCGGCCCCGACGGCCGAGGTGTCCTTCCTGCCCGCCTCGATGTTCCTGGACAAGTCGGTGCTCGGCTGCCGTTACGGCTCCTCCCGCCCGCAGCACGACATCGCGCTCTACGCCGATCTGTACCGCCGGGGCGGTCTGCTCCTCGACGAACTGGTCACCGCCACCTACCCCGTCGAGGACTTCGCCAAGGCGGCAGAGGACGCGAGGCAGGGACGGGTGGCGCGCGGTGTGCTGACCTTCTGA
- a CDS encoding helix-turn-helix domain-containing protein, with translation MTAVRRHRIVILALQGLLPFELGIPHRIFGRAKDAAGNALYEVVTCGISPGPVMTDADFAVNVEHGPEVLATADTVVVPASYELGPVYDEGRLPEDLAAALAHIRPGTRMVSICTGGYVLAAAGCLDGRPATTHWSAAEHFQRMFPSVRVDADVLFIDDGDVLTSAGVAAGLDLCLHIVRRDHGAAVANEVARRTVVPPHRDGGQAQYIHRPVPEPQLATTTAARAWALDRLHEPLPLRDMADQESMSVRTFTRRFREEVGISPGQWLTQQRVERARHLLESTDLSVDQVARDAGFGTAQSMRQHLQAALGVPPTVYRRTFRASAGNA, from the coding sequence ATGACTGCTGTGAGAAGGCACCGGATCGTGATCCTGGCGCTCCAGGGACTGCTCCCCTTCGAGCTCGGCATCCCGCACCGGATCTTCGGCCGCGCCAAGGACGCCGCCGGCAACGCCCTCTACGAGGTCGTCACGTGCGGCATCAGCCCGGGACCGGTCATGACGGACGCCGACTTCGCCGTGAACGTCGAGCACGGGCCGGAGGTCCTGGCCACCGCGGACACGGTCGTCGTCCCCGCGTCGTACGAGCTGGGGCCGGTCTACGACGAGGGCCGGCTCCCCGAGGATCTGGCCGCCGCCCTCGCGCACATCCGGCCCGGCACGCGCATGGTGTCCATCTGCACCGGCGGGTACGTACTCGCCGCCGCCGGCTGTCTCGACGGCCGCCCCGCCACCACGCACTGGTCGGCGGCCGAGCACTTCCAGCGGATGTTCCCGTCCGTCAGGGTGGACGCGGACGTCCTGTTCATCGACGACGGCGACGTGCTCACTTCTGCGGGGGTCGCGGCGGGACTCGACCTCTGCCTGCACATCGTGCGCCGCGACCACGGCGCCGCCGTCGCCAACGAGGTGGCGCGCCGGACCGTCGTACCGCCGCACCGCGACGGCGGCCAGGCCCAGTACATCCACCGGCCCGTGCCGGAACCGCAGTTGGCGACCACCACGGCCGCCCGCGCCTGGGCGCTCGACCGGCTGCACGAGCCGCTGCCACTGCGGGACATGGCCGACCAGGAATCGATGTCCGTACGGACCTTCACCCGCCGCTTCCGCGAGGAGGTCGGCATCAGTCCGGGGCAGTGGCTCACCCAGCAGCGGGTGGAACGGGCCCGGCATCTGCTGGAGTCCACGGACCTGTCGGTGGACCAGGTGGCGCGGGACGCGGGCTTCGGCACGGCCCAGTCGATGCGCCAGCATCTCCAGGCGGCGCTCGGCGTCCCGCCCACCGTCTACCGGCGCACCTTCCGCGCGAGCGCGGGCAACGCCTGA
- a CDS encoding MFS transporter yields MTQTTAPRTGSEQPLRRPPRIHRAWFVAAVTFVTIIGAAAFASLPGLLIEPLHEDFGWSRGTIGFAVSVNLALYGLTAPFAAALMDRFGIRRVVAVALSVIAIGSALTVTMTAAWQLVLYWGVLVGLGSGSMALAFAATVTNRWFVQRRGLVTGILTAAGASGQLVFLPLLSWLVENHRWEPASITVALSALAVVPFVWLLLRDHPADVGLAAYGAEGFTPKPDPVPGAARRAVAVLFRAARTGPFWLLAGTFAICGASTNGLVKTHFVPAAHDHGMPITAAASLLAVIGVFDVVGTIASGWFTDRFEARRLLAVYYALRGVSLLFLPVLLGPSVEPPMIFFIVFYGLDWVATVPPTIALCREHYGDDSAIVFGWVLASHQIGAAVVAFAGGVARDVFGEYDVVWYASGALCAAAALMALVIRRKPLPKAVPAVAPQGLSSGSGPIRTKDLNGDGSRP; encoded by the coding sequence GTGACCCAGACAACCGCGCCTCGCACCGGCTCCGAGCAGCCGCTTCGCCGCCCGCCCCGTATTCACCGCGCCTGGTTCGTCGCAGCCGTCACCTTCGTGACGATCATCGGAGCCGCGGCCTTCGCGTCACTGCCGGGTCTGCTGATCGAGCCGTTGCACGAAGACTTCGGATGGTCGCGGGGCACCATCGGCTTCGCCGTCTCGGTCAACCTGGCCCTGTACGGGCTGACCGCGCCGTTCGCCGCGGCCCTGATGGACCGCTTCGGCATCCGCCGGGTCGTCGCCGTCGCGCTGAGTGTGATCGCGATCGGGTCGGCGCTGACGGTGACGATGACCGCGGCCTGGCAACTGGTCCTGTACTGGGGCGTCCTCGTCGGCCTCGGCTCCGGCTCCATGGCGCTCGCGTTCGCCGCGACGGTCACCAACCGGTGGTTCGTGCAGCGCCGCGGGCTGGTCACCGGCATCCTCACCGCGGCGGGCGCGTCCGGGCAACTCGTCTTCCTGCCGCTGCTGTCCTGGCTGGTCGAGAACCACCGCTGGGAGCCCGCCTCGATCACCGTCGCACTCTCCGCGCTGGCCGTCGTCCCCTTCGTCTGGCTGCTGCTGCGCGACCACCCGGCCGACGTGGGCCTCGCGGCGTACGGCGCCGAGGGCTTCACGCCCAAGCCCGACCCGGTCCCCGGCGCGGCGCGCAGGGCGGTCGCCGTCCTCTTCCGTGCCGCCCGCACCGGCCCGTTCTGGCTGCTGGCGGGCACCTTCGCGATCTGCGGCGCCTCGACGAACGGTCTGGTCAAGACGCACTTCGTGCCCGCGGCGCACGACCACGGCATGCCGATCACGGCCGCCGCGTCGCTCCTCGCCGTCATCGGTGTCTTCGACGTCGTCGGCACGATCGCGTCCGGCTGGTTCACCGACCGCTTCGAGGCGCGCCGCCTCCTCGCCGTGTACTACGCGCTGCGCGGTGTCTCGTTGCTCTTCCTGCCCGTGCTGCTCGGGCCGTCCGTCGAGCCGCCGATGATCTTCTTCATCGTCTTCTACGGCCTCGACTGGGTCGCCACCGTCCCCCCGACGATCGCCCTGTGCCGCGAACACTACGGCGACGACAGCGCGATCGTCTTCGGCTGGGTGCTGGCCTCCCATCAGATCGGCGCGGCCGTCGTCGCCTTCGCGGGCGGGGTCGCCCGCGACGTGTTCGGCGAGTACGACGTGGTCTGGTACGCCTCCGGCGCCCTGTGCGCGGCGGCGGCCCTGATGGCCCTGGTCATCCGCCGCAAGCCGCTCCCGAAGGCGGTCCCGGCCGTCGCGCCCCAGGGTCTTTCGTCCGGATCCGGCCCGATCCGGACGAAAGACCTCAACGGCGACGGATCTCGGCCATGA
- a CDS encoding DUF1203 domain-containing protein: MTTTTYETLAIAPTVLKQLRERDDAGRVPRPAVDPQGGAPLRCCLRHSEAGERIALVSYAPLRRWAAGTGADPGPYDECGPVFVHAEECAGQTSGPGYPVRLHGPRRVLRAYDTGGRILGGTLVELPRERAAEVDGVLRDVFTDPAVALVHVRAVEFGCFMAEIRRR; encoded by the coding sequence ATGACCACGACGACCTACGAAACCCTTGCCATCGCGCCCACCGTGCTGAAGCAGCTGCGGGAACGCGACGACGCGGGACGCGTCCCGCGGCCCGCCGTCGATCCGCAGGGCGGCGCCCCGCTCCGCTGCTGTCTGCGGCACAGCGAGGCGGGCGAGCGCATCGCTCTCGTCTCGTACGCGCCGCTGCGCCGCTGGGCGGCCGGGACCGGCGCGGACCCGGGACCGTACGACGAATGCGGGCCCGTCTTCGTCCACGCGGAGGAGTGCGCGGGGCAGACGTCCGGGCCCGGCTACCCGGTCCGGCTGCACGGCCCGCGCAGGGTGCTGCGCGCGTACGACACCGGCGGGCGCATCCTCGGCGGGACGCTGGTCGAGCTTCCCCGGGAGCGGGCCGCCGAGGTGGACGGCGTCCTGCGGGACGTCTTCACCGATCCGGCGGTGGCCCTGGTGCACGTGCGGGCCGTGGAGTTCGGCTGCTTCATGGCCGAGATCCGTCGCCGTTGA
- a CDS encoding flavin reductase family protein yields MAATAVRYLRSVGAPTGAGPEAAVPAPVLRAVGEDERAPFGAGEFRRVLGHFASGVTVVTAAGEDGPAGFACQSFASLSLDPPLVVFMVGRTSTTWPRIARAGGFCVNILGKDQGELCRGFAVSGADKFAGVAYRPAPFTGAPLLDGVPAWIDCTVQAVHTGGDHLLVVGRVAALDAEEDGAPLLFHRGRFGRFDVR; encoded by the coding sequence ATGGCCGCCACCGCCGTCCGTTATCTGAGGTCCGTCGGGGCGCCGACCGGGGCCGGACCGGAGGCCGCCGTGCCGGCACCCGTGCTGCGGGCCGTCGGGGAGGACGAGCGGGCGCCCTTCGGTGCCGGTGAGTTCCGACGGGTACTGGGGCACTTCGCCAGCGGGGTGACCGTCGTGACGGCGGCCGGCGAGGACGGGCCGGCGGGGTTCGCCTGCCAGTCGTTCGCGTCGCTGTCACTCGATCCGCCGCTCGTCGTCTTCATGGTGGGGCGCACGTCCACGACCTGGCCGCGGATCGCCCGCGCCGGAGGCTTCTGCGTGAACATCCTCGGCAAGGACCAGGGTGAGCTGTGCCGGGGCTTCGCCGTGAGCGGGGCGGACAAGTTCGCCGGGGTCGCGTACCGGCCGGCGCCCTTCACCGGCGCGCCGCTGCTGGACGGTGTGCCCGCCTGGATCGACTGCACCGTCCAGGCCGTACACACCGGCGGCGACCACCTGCTCGTCGTCGGCCGGGTGGCGGCACTTGACGCCGAGGAGGACGGAGCGCCCCTGCTGTTCCACCGCGGGCGGTTCGGGCGCTTCGACGTCCGATAG